In Gemmatimonadaceae bacterium, the sequence GGACCGGCGATTGAAGTCGTAGGAGCGATCGCGAGCCCCTTCGCGATACAGGTTCACGAAGAGTTGGTCGCGCTGCTGCACGGCAATGGATCGCCCGAGTGACAGCGTTGCCGCCATCATGTTGACGCCGGCCGAGTAGTAGATCGTGCGACCGTCTCCCGACCACATCGGTGCGTTCCCGATGTTCTCGGAGATCAGCTGGCTCAGCGGCAAACTGTCGGCGGGCGCCACGTACACCGCATACTCACCGCTCCGATGCGAGACGTACGCCACCCAGCGACCGTCGGGGGAGAAGTTCGGCTGCACGTTGTCGTCGTCGGGCACGCCGTACGTTCCGAGCGTGCGACCGTCCGTCAGCGACGCCATGGTCAGGATGTGCAGACCGGGTTCCCCCGTGGACAGGGCAATCCGGCGACCGTCGGGCGCGAGCGAGAAGTTGTGGATCTGCCGCGCCTGCAGCGGGACCAGCTGGGCGGTGTTCAGTCCATCGACCCGCTGCCGCAGCAGGCGATCCGCCGGACGCATGGTACGCCGCCCGTTGATGCGCACCGCGTCCTCCTCGAGCCAGAACACCTCGGCGCCATCGGCGCTCCATTCGGGCGACCGACTGCTGCCGTTCTGCGTAAGTCGTTGCACCTGACCCGTGGCCCGAGTGAGCACAAAGATATCGGTGCCGCCGTCCTTGCCGGCCGCTTCGTAGGCGAGTCGATCGCCCGTCGGCGAGACGCGCAGATGGCCGAGCCCCCCGGCATTGGCCGGCAACACCCCCACCTGCTTTCCCGTGCGGTCGAGTACCCGGACCACCTGACGATCTTCGGTGGCGATCTCGTAGATGAGCGAGCCGTTGCGCGCCACGTCCAGCATCGCGCCGAAGCCACTCATGTTCACGTCCGTCAGCACCACGACCGGCTGCCCCGAGGTCCGCAGGGTCACCGGATCGAACGCGATCGCACTGACCGTGTTGCTGCCGCTGACGAACAGGAGGTAGCCCGCCTCGACATAGCGCGGGTCGGTGCCGTCGAGCCCCAGCGGTACAAGGGCCGAGTCGGCGAATCGCAGCGCCGTCAGACGCTGGGTGCGCTCGGCGATGTTCTGCATCGTGAAGACCACGCCTTTGTTCTCGGGCAACAGATGCGGCATCGCGGCGACGGCATTCAGGCTGTCCTTCACGATCGGTTCCGCCGTACCACTCGCGCTGACACGCCAGACCTGACGCCCTCTGGCAAACACCAGGGCGCTGCCGCTTTCCCACGCGATGGCCGACCCCGTCATCGACTCCAGCAGCCGATTGGGGGTGCCGCCGGTTTTGGGGACGACAAAGAGACCCGAGCTCAAGCGGCTGAAGGCGAGCCGCTCGCCGTCGGGGGAATACGTGAGGCTGTAGGCCGCGGTCGTCCCCGGCACCGGGGTGACCGTCAGTTCGCTGAGTTGACGTCGATAAATGGTGATTCCATCGGCGGACGCCACACGAAACGCGATCTCGCGGCCGTCGGGACTGATCGCAAAACCGCGGCGACCGGCGCTTGGCGCGATGGTCAGCCCCGCGACCGGCGGTGGCTCCACGACGAAGCGTACGGGCTCCGGCTCGGCGCTGGCCGCTGATCGGACACCGCGCTGCATGAGGTACATCGCGCCGGCGCCGGCCAGCAGCAGCGCCGAGGCGCGCATGATCGCCGCCGCGCGCGACGCGCTGCGGGTCGTGCGCGGCTCGCGCGTGGTGCGCGCTGAAGTGCCCGCATCGGCGAGCAGGGGAGCGGTGCTGATGAGGGCGTCGGCGAACGCGCGCGCGGTGGCCGGTCGGTCGGCGGGGAGTTTCTGCAGGGCCGCCGCTACCGCCACCGCCGCGTTCATGGGTACGGTGGCGCGAAGCTCCAGCAGCGGCGCCGGCGTCGTGGTGAGCACCTTGGCCACGATCGCCTGACTCGTCGGCCCGGTGAACGGCGGCTCGCCGGCGAGCATCTCGTACGTCACCGCCCCGAGCGCGTACACATCGGCGCGCGCGTCGACGGTGCGCTCGCCCATCGCCTGCTCGGGCGCCATGTACTGTGGCGTGCCGAGACTCAGTCCCGTTTGCGTCATGCGCGCGCCGCCCGCATTGGTCACGGCGAGGGCGATGCCGAAGTCGGCGACCAACGCATGGCCGCCCTGCAGCAGGATGTTCTCCGGCTTGATATCGCGATGAATGACGCCGCGGTCGTGCGCGTATTGGAGCGCGTCGGCGACTTCACGGGCCAACAGCACCGCATCGGCAATCGGCAGCTGCTTTTCGCGCTCCAAGCGCGAGCGCAGCGTCTCGCCATCCACGAACGGCATGACGTAGAACAGCTGCCCGGCCGCTTCGCCGCTGTCGAACAGCGGCAGAATATGCGGGTGCTGCAACGATGCCGTCGTGCGGATCTCGCTCAGGAACCGCTCGGCGCCGAGCACCGCCGCGAGCTCCGGGTGCAGCACCTTGATGGCCACTTCGCGCGCATGGCGCACGTCGCGCGCGAGATACACGGTGGCCATGCCGCCGGCGCCCAGCTCGCGCACCAGTTCATAGCGGTCCGCCAGGGCGGCGGCGAGCGCGACAGGAAGAGTCATTGCGGTAGAACATGCACCGCGCGTCACGCGAGCGCACGGGCTGTCACGCACAACGGGCGTCCGCGCGATGCGCTACACCAGCTGCAGTCCTGCGTGCGTGAAGTCTTCGAAATCGACGCCGTTGTTGGTCGCCAATGGCGCGCCGGCGGCGATGGCGATCGCCGCGATCATCGCATCCACGCGCGTGCTGCGTTTGCGTCCGGCGTGATTGAACAACTCGGCGGCGATGTGCGCGTGTGGCTCACCGAACGGAACGACGGCCTGCAGGAAGGCCCGGATCGTCTCGACCTGGCGCGCCGAGACCGGGCCGCAAAGGAACTCGTACCACACCACCGCGGGCGCGATGAGCGGTTCGCCGGCAACAATCCACGCCCGCAGGCGGCGGCCTTCAGGGCTGCCGGGGACCAGGCCGAGGATCAGGTAGTTGGTGTCGAGGCAGATCACCGGCCGCGCCACACGCCGCGATCCGCGCGGGCCTGCGCGAGAAAGTCCGCGGCGGTATCGGCCGAGAGGCCCGCCTGGTCGCGATGCAGGGCGTCGAGCAGCGCGAGCGGATCAGGGGCCGACGCCGTTTGCGCCACCACGCGCCGGATCACCTCCGCCTGCGAGACCTGCCACTGCTCGGCCAAGGCGCGAATCCGCGTGACGGTGGCCTCGTCGAGGGCGAAGGTGGTGCGGTGGGTCATTATTGCCATACCATAATATGTACCATAACTCAGGTGAGTTCAATGGTCATGGGAGCGGCAAACGTCCCGCCTCTCGCTGCTGCCGAGCCGTGAACTCGCGCGCCCAGTGGTACGCGATGACCGGTACGGCGCGTGAACCGACGGCCCTCACGAGGTAGAAGGTGTTGCCATCCGGCGAGATGTCCCAGAACGGCGACGTGCCGGCGGGTTGTATCCGGTACTCGCCGCTCACGACGACCTGCGGAGGCCGCGGGCGTCCGTCGGCGCCGATCACGACTTCGACGAGGCGTGTGCGCTCGCGCACGTAGAGCACGGGGCGGCGCCGGTCCCAGCGCGGTTCGCTGGACCAGACGTCGCTGACGGCGATGGGGGCACCGGGCCCCGGGAACGGTCGCAGGTAGACGCGATTCTCGCCCTGCTCATCCGAGACGTACGCCACCCAGCGGCCGTCGGCCGACAGCACCGGCATGCGTTCGTGCGCCGTCGTGGCCGCGATCGGGCGCGCGTTCGCCACGGAGTCGATGGGGGCAACGTACGCGTCGATCCCCGTGGGGCCGGTGGCGCTCGTGCCGACGAGCAGAAAGCGACCATCGGGGGACACGGAGAGCGCGGAGATGAAGTGGCCGGCGGGGAGTGGCAGGCTGTCGGGAGTACCGCCGCGTTCGGTGTGCAGCCGGCGGAGCACCCGGCCCTGCGACTCGGTGTAGTAGAGCGTGCGACCGTCGGGGGCCCACGCCGGAGCGGCCGTGTAGAAGCTGCGAATGGCCGGATCCTGGACGTCGCCTCGGTTCAGCAGGGTCGTGATACGGGTCTCCAGATCGAGCAGGCGGAGCGGTCCGGTGCCGTGCAGGAGCAGCCGCCGACCGTCGGGCGCGAGGTTCATCTCGATTAGGCGGGGTTCGTCCGCCGTCACGAGCGACACGCTCCCGTCCCGACGCACGGCGACCACCTCGCGCCGTTCCAGGCCCCGCCGCGTGATCAGGGTGCCGGAGGGCGACAACGCCGCGTAGGCGCCACCAGTCTGGGCACTCTCGATGCTGTCGATGACCTGCACCGGCGCGCCGGTCACCACCAGCCGAACCGGGTCGAACGGAACCGTCAGGATCGCGTCCGCCGTGGCATACAGCAGGTGTCCGTCGACGACACCGAGCGGCATCGTGCCCGCGACACCGAGGTCGATGACGCGGCGATCCGCGAGGCGCAGTGCCTTCACTGTGCCGAGGCCACCGAGGACGACGCCGCCAGCCATGGCCACCGGCCAGCGCATGCCCGGGTTGTCGAGCGACAGCAGCGTGCCACCATTGGCAGGGATCAGCACGGTGCGATGACCGCGCTCCTCGAGCCCGCTGAGCATCGTGACCAGCGTGTCGCGATCGGTCCACGCAAGACCGCGTGGCGATCCGGGTGGGAGCGCCGCGAGCGACACGGGTGCGCCTTCATCGACGCGCACCTTGAACGCGCCCTGCCTCGTGACGTAGCCGAGCCAGGCGCCGTCGGGGCTGAACGCCATCCCCTCCACCGACGGAACCCGCACGAGGCGCCCGGCGCTCTGGCTGATGCGACGCAAGACGATCGCGGTGCCGGCGCTGTCGCTGGCCACCGTCGCGACCAGTTGTCCGTCATTGCTGATGGCGACTTCGCGGCGCGTCCGCGCCTCGAGCATCATGCCGGGAGGCGCACTGACGTCGGCGCGAATGACGCCCAGATCGCCCGCGGCGTCCGGGCTTCCCGTGCCGCGCCGCGCCAGCGGCCAGGTGATGGCGCCGGTGATCGCCGCTGCGGTGAGGGCCACGATGACGATGGTGCGGCGAGCGAGTCGGGTCGTGCGCGCCGGCGTGTCGTTCGTGCGAACGATTCGCGGCGCGCCACCAACGGCCGTGAGGCCCTCCCCGAATGCGCGCGCACTGGCCGGCCGGTCCGCCGGCAGCTTCTCGAGCGCGAGGTGCACCGCGTCTGCCACAGTCGCCGGAACATTGCGTCGCAGCACATCAAGACGTTGCGGCTCGGTGCTCATGACCTTCGCGACGATCGCCTGACTCGTGGGCCCCGTGAACGGCGGCTCGCCGGCGAGCATCTCGTACGTCACGGCGCCCAGCGCGTAGACATCAGCGCGCGCGTCGATGGTGCGCTCGCCCATCGCCTGCTCGGGGGCCATGTACTGTGGCGTGCCGAGACTCAGTCCCGTTTGCGTCATCCGCGCGCCACCGGCGTTGGTCACCGCCAGCGCGATGCCAAAGTCGGCGACCAACGCATGGC encodes:
- a CDS encoding serine/threonine-protein kinase, producing the protein MTLPVALAAALADRYELVRELGAGGMATVYLARDVRHAREVAIKVLHPELAAVLGAERFLSEIRTTASLQHPHILPLFDSGEAAGQLFYVMPFVDGETLRSRLEREKQLPIADAVLLAREVADALQYAHDRGVIHRDIKPENILLQGGHALVADFGIALAVTNAGGARMTQTGLSLGTPQYMAPEQAMGERTVDARADVYALGAVTYEMLAGEPPFTGPTSQAIVAKVLTTTPAPLLELRATVPMNAAVAVAAALQKLPADRPATARAFADALISTAPLLADAGTSARTTREPRTTRSASRAAAIMRASALLLAGAGAMYLMQRGVRSAASAEPEPVRFVVEPPPVAGLTIAPSAGRRGFAISPDGREIAFRVASADGITIYRRQLSELTVTPVPGTTAAYSLTYSPDGERLAFSRLSSGLFVVPKTGGTPNRLLESMTGSAIAWESGSALVFARGRQVWRVSASGTAEPIVKDSLNAVAAMPHLLPENKGVVFTMQNIAERTQRLTALRFADSALVPLGLDGTDPRYVEAGYLLFVSGSNTVSAIAFDPVTLRTSGQPVVVLTDVNMSGFGAMLDVARNGSLIYEIATEDRQVVRVLDRTGKQVGVLPANAGGLGHLRVSPTGDRLAYEAAGKDGGTDIFVLTRATGQVQRLTQNGSSRSPEWSADGAEVFWLEEDAVRINGRRTMRPADRLLRQRVDGLNTAQLVPLQARQIHNFSLAPDGRRIALSTGEPGLHILTMASLTDGRTLGTYGVPDDDNVQPNFSPDGRWVAYVSHRSGEYAVYVAPADSLPLSQLISENIGNAPMWSGDGRTIYYSAGVNMMAATLSLGRSIAVQQRDQLFVNLYREGARDRSYDFNRRSGEFVMAAGAQETPNRLVVILNWFTELRRKMAAAKAMP
- a CDS encoding PIN domain-containing protein: MARPVICLDTNYLILGLVPGSPEGRRLRAWIVAGEPLIAPAVVWYEFLCGPVSARQVETIRAFLQAVVPFGEPHAHIAAELFNHAGRKRSTRVDAMIAAIAIAAGAPLATNNGVDFEDFTHAGLQLV
- a CDS encoding ribbon-helix-helix protein, CopG family, coding for MTHRTTFALDEATVTRIRALAEQWQVSQAEVIRRVVAQTASAPDPLALLDALHRDQAGLSADTAADFLAQARADRGVWRGR
- a CDS encoding serine/threonine-protein kinase, whose amino-acid sequence is MSLPNALRTALADRYELLRELGQGGMATVYLARDVRHAREVAIKVLHPELAAVLGAERFLSEIRTTASLQHPHILPLFDSGEAAGQLFYVMPFVDGETLRSRLEREKQLPIADAVLLAREVADALQYAHDRGVIHRDIKPENILLQGGHALVADFGIALAVTNAGGARMTQTGLSLGTPQYMAPEQAMGERTIDARADVYALGAVTYEMLAGEPPFTGPTSQAIVAKVMSTEPQRLDVLRRNVPATVADAVHLALEKLPADRPASARAFGEGLTAVGGAPRIVRTNDTPARTTRLARRTIVIVALTAAAITGAITWPLARRGTGSPDAAGDLGVIRADVSAPPGMMLEARTRREVAISNDGQLVATVASDSAGTAIVLRRISQSAGRLVRVPSVEGMAFSPDGAWLGYVTRQGAFKVRVDEGAPVSLAALPPGSPRGLAWTDRDTLVTMLSGLEERGHRTVLIPANGGTLLSLDNPGMRWPVAMAGGVVLGGLGTVKALRLADRRVIDLGVAGTMPLGVVDGHLLYATADAILTVPFDPVRLVVTGAPVQVIDSIESAQTGGAYAALSPSGTLITRRGLERREVVAVRRDGSVSLVTADEPRLIEMNLAPDGRRLLLHGTGPLRLLDLETRITTLLNRGDVQDPAIRSFYTAAPAWAPDGRTLYYTESQGRVLRRLHTERGGTPDSLPLPAGHFISALSVSPDGRFLLVGTSATGPTGIDAYVAPIDSVANARPIAATTAHERMPVLSADGRWVAYVSDEQGENRVYLRPFPGPGAPIAVSDVWSSEPRWDRRRPVLYVRERTRLVEVVIGADGRPRPPQVVVSGEYRIQPAGTSPFWDISPDGNTFYLVRAVGSRAVPVIAYHWAREFTARQQREAGRLPLP